The genomic region CTGTAAAAATGAGCTCTTCCCATTCTGCGTTATTCCCTCTCTGTGTTCGTTCTGTAGGGGAGAAGCCATTCAACTGTCCCAGTGATGGCTGTGAGAAGACTTTTAGCAGCCAGTACAGTCTGAAGAGTCACATCCGGGGCCACGACAAAGGACAGCCCTTCAGCGTCACCCTCACCCATCCGCTCTCCGAAGTGAGTCACAGAACAGCAACTTCTCAGTGTAGGAGACTTTGTCTGTTGTTGTCGGCACAGTTGCCATGCTCTCCATGCACAGCCTATGTAACATGTGCCTGTTGATGTTGGGGGCATTTCTTGAAGTTATATTTCTTGATGGGAGGCATTCTAAAGAGCATGttaggcaaaaacaaaagttgcaTACCCGCAAAATGCGAACATTTGCAGCTTGAGGGGTTCACACTACACTGCATTAAACACAAGtagctgtagattaaactaatTGTATGAATACACATTTTTACTTCTTCTAAAAAGGAATAGTTGGAAAAGTAATGATCCCATTACCTGCTAGTTTACCTTTTGTGGTAAACTGTTCCTTCACATAAAGCCTGGATTTGTACATTAACATACAGTAGGCGTCGCATTCATTTCCAATTTAGTTCCTGTATCTTGTTTGCATGACTCAGCACTTGATCCCATAGCAGTGTCAAGTTTAATTAGGTCCCATTCATCTCTTAATTACAGGATGCAAATCACTCGCTGTGCCTCAGTGATTTGAGCCTCATCTCTACAGATTCAGAGCTTCGAGAGAACATGCATAACGTAAGTCTGGCCTTGCTTTAGCTTTGCCAAACAGACATTGGATTGAAGATGTTGAGGAGTTGTCaagatatacagtaaatatgtcAATTAACAGGCAGCTATTTGGACACCTCAATTTTCACTGTAATAAGAATTTGGAAGTAAaatgttcctggctgttgtagttgaaaagtcacaaaatggttttattaagatttgattttattacaggcTCAAAATTTGGACCTCAGCAACGTGACCCCTGTGAAAATCTTTGAGCTTATGTTCCAGAGTCCTGAAAATAGTGTCAGCCAAGATGATGCCCATCCCAACGGTCAGTACATATCAAAATCTGTCAGGTTGCATTGTATTGAATGTTCTTGTTCACTGATGGagtgcgtttttttttttttccttcctcagAGAGCCTTGCTGAACCCTTCAGCCTAGAGACCTCTGCCCACCCAGTAGTGACTGATGGCTCGTCTCTCATCTCATTCTCTCTCAATCctacctcctcttcttcctgttGCCACACAACTGCAGTCATGGAGGCTCCTTCCCAGCTCAGTCAGacctctccctctctggccTCCACCCCTGCCTCTGCAACCACTACTATCAGCTCCACACAGCCTACTCCTTTCACGCAACTAGCCGGGCCTCAGCAGATCTCTGATGTTCCTGCCCAGGCTTCTGTCCAAGCTCCAAGCAACGTCACCCCCCAGCACTACGTGGCACTGCCACCCACATTCCTGCAGCCTGATagtgccacacagaccactccTCTACCACCACCCATCACCGCTCCTCCTCCAGTGGCTCCAGAACAGACCACCACAGCTCCAGGCCCTGCTGCTGTGTCTGTTGTTGCGGCTTCCACAACAGACGCTTTGGCAGCTGTGGCTCAACCTGTGCCTTTGGCTAACAACCCTGTCCCTAACTCTGGCACTGGTTTGCCTGCCACTCCTGCCACCATCACCATAGCTCCCACCCAGAACCTGTTGCAGCCCAGCTTGGTCATGTCTGACCAAAACCTCCAGTGGATCCTCAGCAGTGCTGCCAATAGCCAGCAGAACCCAGAGCAAGCAGTGAGTAATGCTCACACACAGCTTTTGCACAGACTTGATCGGtattatccactgcgccattgGGTGGCAATGGCCTAGTGGAAAAGtcatatgcctttggtgtgggagacatgggtttgattcccactgcgtgcaacctctgacacatgtagcaattgtaagtcacttaaGTAATTCtgcaaaaacataaatttaacaaattaataTGTAAAGCAAAACAGTGGGGATAGGtatggtttttctttttttatattctcATTGGTATTACTTTTAAtacaacacacatacatcaaCCACAACCCCTTAGTACAGTTAGAAATATGGTGCAAATCAACCTCATAAGACTCTAGCGTGTCTCCAGCTTTTTATATCCTGCTTGAactgtggtgtttgtttgtttttacagccaCATCAAGGAGCTCCAAAAGTGGAAAAGGTTTTCTTCACTACAGCCATACCAGTGGGAGGAAATGCTGGTAAGTCAATGAATAGTGATTCGATGTTGTGGACTTTAGCCAAAGggctttaataaaaacataaatttgtTTTGACATCCACCGCAGTACTTAGCTTTAAGGATTAATTAAATGGTAGATTGGTGTCAGAGTTCCACTAACTCTCTCAATGGTTTCATTACACAAATGCAGTTCCAAGATGCTTAATTAATGCACAGTGCTAGAACAGTTAAATCAGCATccctttaaaatgtttgataaaacatttgaacagtAAACAGCACAGGAGCAATAACTTTCAAACATTCAGGATGAGAAGAGAACAGGTATTGTTGCACAGATATCAAGATGAAGATGATTTTGACCAgtcttaaatatatattatatatttagctgacgcttttatccaaagcgacttacaattactattcatgtcagaggtcgcacgcctctggaacaactaggggtttagtgtcttgctcagggacacaacggtggatgggtcacagtgggaatcgaacccaggtctctcacatcaaaggcatctgtcttatccattgctccatcaccaccccactctTAACACTCAAGTACTGCAGGTTCGTCCACAGTGTTTAGATAGTGATGAAAAAAGTAATGTCAAGTGATATTGAATAGATTTTTCTTCCAGTTAGTCATTTAGTTTGTAAAATGTACGAAGAGAGTGAAAAAGGGCAAGAGTTGTCTTTCAATGTCCAAAtctaaaacaaatatttattttgatgataTAAAGCTTTGGAAAAGGTGCAAATCCTCACAGTTGAGAAGCTGAAATAAGAGAATTTTTGGCATGGTTTGATCAATTATATATTATCCTTATTATCCTCTTCAAAAGAGTAGTGCCAAAGTATTTCTGATTGCAGTTTTACTCAAAAAGTTAACTCTTATTAAGGAGCAAGTGATCACTTGCTTGAAGTCATCAATTGAGTACCAGTGGCATTAACTCTTGTCCTCTTCTCAATTAACTAATGAGTACCAACTTCTAAGAAATTAGTCATTACTCACCTCttaaatattttcacttttgatATGCTTTGCAAGATATTTGATTTCAATCAACTTAGCCACtttgttttgtcctttttgttttcagtgaacTTTACATTCTTTGTGTTTTCAGGCAGCTCAGTCCAACAGATCGGCCTCAGCCTGccagtcatcatcatcaaacaGGAGGAATCCTGCCAGTGCCAGTGTGCTTGCAGGGACTCTGCTAAAGATAAGAGTTCAAAGAGTGCCTCCTCCATTGTTTCAGCCCCAGCACCGCCTCAACCATCAGAGCCGCCTCCTCCCCCACCGCTACAACCCCCAGAGCCTCTTCACCATCCAGCCACCTCATCTTCCTCGTGCTGCCTTCCCGAGTCTTCCTCCAAGGTGGGTGGTGAGGTGAGGTTGGAGGCCCCCACTTCTTCTTCCTCCGGCTCACCTCAAACTTTCTCCACTATAGTGAGCAGCACTGCCACCAGCCCTCCCTCATCTGACGGGTTAGCTAACATGGATGTCTCGGACTTCCTCTCCCTGCAGAGCCCTGAGACTGCTGCCAACATTGAGGCTCTGCTGCTGGTCGCTGAAGACTTCAACATGGCCACTGATGGCAATACTTAGAGCTGACTTCTGAGTCTGCCACCATGTGTTGGTTGCACCCACTCAGCCATAGGCATCAATTCCACAGGCATCATTTCCACCCACATCGCGAGTTATTCTCCACAGTGAcacctcttctttctctctataTAGTGTGTGCATCGAACCCCCTGTACCTGCAGTGCGTTATGTTCTGTATGGCATTGCGCAACGTATATACATGAACTATGAATAATTTTTCTGTTGAGACTTTAGAAACAAGATTAGTTTGCTTTGGAGATTTAGCAACTTTAATGCAGGGAAAAGGCAGCAAATCCTTTGTTATAAACATAATCAAATGTACATGATATCCCTCAATATCAACTCGAATTGGTTGAATGAAACAAATGAGTGTTGTCCATGCACTGATGAGTTCCATTTTCCTGGCTTGAAGATCACACCAGAGCAGGAAACCAAAACTTGTCTGTATATCTTTGTACTGTACTACAGGTCCGAACAAATCCTTAAAGCTGGTATGCAACTGACCAGAATGCACTGTATATTAGAGGAATTTACTATAATTTTATCAAGCATTGCTCCCGGTAGGAATTTGAGGGTTGGCCACATAGCCCCTCATTGCTGTCATACAGTATGACATGATTTCCTCAGTACTTTTGTTTCCTAGGAAGACTAGTATAGTCcagaaaatgtgattattcTTTTCTACTTCTTTTGACAGTTATTTACTAATTGAGAAAAAGAACCTGTGACCAGATCTGCCTGAAATTAAGTCAATACATCAATAAGTTGCCTATAACTTAACTAATTTAAATTGTAcatgttaatttatttaaatgcttGATTCTTTCATTATACTGGTAATATTTTCAAGATAGAAgagaaatatattaatttattccAATCacttgttgtatttttaagttGAGCTGTTTTTATGttactgaattttttttttaagaacgTAATGGCTATTGTTTAAAGCAAGTTTGAGAAAGAGACACCAATAGTTATAGACTGCACAGAAGCAAATTTTCCTCTAGGATCTGCTTGCCACAATGAAAAAGTAAGGAACTACTGTCAACATCCCATATTTCATAGGGTTGTGACCCTCTCAGGGATGCATCAAGTCAACTGGTTCTGGATACTGGGTTCTGGTTCCCGTAATGTGTTACTcggacagttttttttttaccagatgCCCCACACTTGCAGTAGCCCTACATTTCGCTGCACTCTTCCCTGTTAATTGCACACTAAGTTGTAAAGTGAGTAATCtgacagctaatgttagctgagGTGCAGCACCACTACAGATTTTTGTATACAACTGCTGTAAAGTAGCATTTAAAAGACTGTGTCCTGGTGACAGTGTAAATACAGTACACTTTAGTGTAAACATCTTTGAGAAACGTGTAGATTATTCTagaatttgtatttttgtatagaCTTTTGAATTACTAACTCTCAGAGTTTGGAGCGAAAGTATACCCTCTATCCTTGCATTCTTCCCCCAGTCACATTTATGCAGaagtttttttttgctgtgtttaGTTGAATAATTATACTAGCAGCTGGGCTTTTGTACAGTCCCCATAATAATATATGTACTTCATAGCCACCTGCTCAGAGTATGATCCAACAGtattgtttcacatgggacacaATGCAATGATTATAGAACGAAGGCATATGCCCTGTATCTTAAGAGTGTAGAGCCACATGGCCTTACAACAGAACTGTTTTGAGCCTCCTTACCTTGACAGTCTCTGCTTCAGACTTGCCATTGACATGCCAATCCTCTTCATTGAGTCTCAGGCAATCACAGCAGTGGATTGCAATACAGCAAAAGCCTTGAGACAAAGCTTATGGTTTTCCTAGAGTCTATCGTTTTCCAGTAGAAAGTCATTAATGCAGCATTGCTAAAAATATAATCTGCCACATAACAGATGCAGGTGATGTGATTCTGCATTTTAGGTCCAGGCTGTAGGATCTAACCAAACTGACATGCATGTCGCATAAATTGTGTcttgattttatattttgtttccttCTGCCATAATTTGAGTGGAGCTTTCCTTCAAAGGCGGTTAAGATGTTGTGAAAGGCTCCAGTTACACATTTTGTGCTCAACCATTCCATATATGCAGTATTAGGTAAGAGAGTCTGTTTGGCTCCATTGGATTACAAAATGTTAACTTACCATTTCCCTGTTAAGGCACTCTGAAATTACTGCCAGGAGTCAAGCTCATACATCAATATATATTCTCATACATGCATACTGTCATTAAACAACTATGCAAATTGAAGTGTGGCATTTAAATAGTGATTCCAAGACAAGATTTGTTCCTCCCTCCATGAAAGGATATTCTGCTACAACCTTATGTGCTGAACTCCAGAGTCAAAAGCTGCCTTTTCAATCCATATGTTACGCATGTTTCCTGAACTCCAGCATAgagcattttgtttttccacatttGGAGTGGTGTGAATCTGGACTTTGCAGCGTGCCCATCCAAGTACTGTTCCCATGAATGTTGACCACATCCTTTACATGCGTTTAAAACCAACTGGATTTATTTCGAGTACTGAAAGAATGACTGATTCTGTTTTAAGAATTATTTTTGGTCAAATGTATGGATTGTTTCCTCTTAATGCATAAACATGTTTCATTGGGGCTTGCTTTGTAATCATCTCAGCCTTTCACATTTATATTTGACATGTGGATAATCTGGCTCATCTTCACCAATGAAAGTCAAACTTAAAGCTGCTGCCGTTTGTTTTAATCAGCAAGCAGAGTGAATGATGGTGACATTGTTTTGGAAGCACATGGTTTGATCAAATGTATAGCCAGTGTGTTTTTTGGAAACTGAGTATTTCTGCCAGCACCAACATTTTCCCCTCCCCCAATGGGcagcaatatttaaaaaaaaaaaaagggggggggcgAGCAACATGGTGATATGCTTCCAAAGGAATGTCTGGACACCCAAAGAGTGAGGAATTGTTAaggatttgtatttttttaaagagattgtataatgtgaaaatgtttgcttATGCTTGGTTTTGTATAAAGTATTATAAATAACTTTCTGAATTGAGAGCAATATAATACTAATAAAACCTTATCCTTGTCACTGAAATGTTTGCTTCTTCTGCTTAATAACCATTTTTGCAGTCAAAAATGACAGTTCTTAGTTGAGTTTATTATCAAAGAggacaaacaaaaccaacactTCTGGTCACTTCTGCGGTAGTAAGGACACATCCTGGAGAGATTTTCTCTGTGGGACATAAGATTAACTTTAGAATCTGCAACAAGTCACAAGGATCCAAGTAGAGAAAGTAGAGCTCACCTCTACAACATCACTTAGATCCTTTAGGTCAGTCAGGACTCTGTTGCACAGGGTTATCTTTTCAGACAGGGTCAGCAGTCTGTCCTCGACGCCCTCCAGTTTCTGTGGAGGACAAAACATGTTGGTCACCAGTTAGTTTGGGATAGACAGCCATCAAATGTTCGTGCTTCTCATTGTGGCTGACCTGTTGGACCGATGAAACGCCCTCAACAGTCCGCAAGTTCACTGCGTCTTCCGTACAAGCTTCACCAGTTTTACAGACACATTAGAAGAAATGGAGAgacaaataaactgaaaagCTGCGTGTTTTGTTACCTGGGTCCGAGGCCATGGCCGTAGACATAGTTGGCCTGTCACGCTGCATTTACATATTATGCGTGCTTTCTGCGTTTTTAAGCAGGTGCTCACAGGTGACTGACATTTTCTTAATTAATGAGCAATGAGGAGAGCTGGTTggctaaatgtataaattaattATGCAAAATGTGCGCAATGTCTGATGGAGAGTAAGAGAAAATCCCAGATATatatttccaaaaataaaaggctaagtaaaaaagaaaagataagcCGATAACGAAAACAATGATCTCTTTTAATATATTAAGCGTTTTAAATAAGGTTGGTAGAGTTATGGATCGTTTGAATgcaattttgatattttttaacAGGGTTTCTGTTATGAACGAACAACGAACTAAGTTATCAAAAAACATTGGAACTCTTGTCTAACGTTATATAGGCTACCGCTTTTGTTATGAACTACAGACATCATAAAAAACCAAACAGCACAGAAATGTCCCAACGAATATATGTAGAGAAATCGtttcaaaaacaacagtttaacGAGAACTCCATGTACGCTCCACAAAAGAGCGATTAGAATCACAGCATCACTTGATTCACTTAAACAGACATCACATAATGAATGCTTCAAAGTCCAAActttgtttttgacttttttttaaacttgtgcTGCTGGCCGTTTAAGAAAGTTTGCGTCATGTTTGGGGGGTGTAACCCGGAAGACTTCTGTAATTTCGTCAAGCGACAACATGCTCCCCGGCTGTAAAATGACACATCCGTGGCTGTAGATCTGTTTGTATGAGGTCTGTTTGTAACATCGCGGTTGAATTATTAAAATCCAGAGGAGCTCACAGTTCGGCCGAAGCTCGTCGACTCGGAGGAGAAATGTGTAAAGAGCTGAAGACCAAAGTGCTGCGTTTGTTGCCGCCGACCTCCAATGGACCGTCGGAGGGCCAAACAGGTTAGCTCTGTCATCATTCACAGCAAAAGTGCACGTGGGTTCCTATAGACTATAGGTTTTGGAAATAGGTGAATGGCATTGATAGATTTCGGGTATTGCAGAAAGATTCACCGCCGCAGTGTGTTTCATCAGGTTCCTGATTTTCCTGCCATGTATGACATGAACCTGTCCCCAGTTtaattttgaaggcagactccACACCTATACAGAACTTATGTCTTTGGACAGTAAAGTTAATATACTTTATAAACAGGCAGCTGTCTGAACAAACTGGACATCAGGGCATCaaagatttatttataatgtCATCAGGTGACACACAGTTAGTCCTTCCTTTCGATGGTGCTTTGGGAGTAGCATGCTATTTCTGtgcttaaataaaataaggaataaaggatgtaaaatgttttttttttaaattaaaatttatgtAAAAGACAACTTTTCAATGTACTACTTTGAAAAGTAACTGTTACTTACATAAAAGTATGGACGGATTAACAGCAAATGTGCTTAAATATTAGATGTGAGGACTTGATGAACTATGATCTGTCATTAAAGCGACTCAATATGAAGAATGGCCCCTTCCAGAGTGTTACATCACTGATGCATATATGTGTGATAATGTTAATGTAACTACTTAAAGTACTACAGttagcagtggtggaaagtaactaagtacatttactcaaggaATTTACTTGAGAAAAAATTCAAGGTGCTAGTACTTTACCGGAGTGattccattttatgcaactttatacaTCTATTCCAGTACACATTAGTGGCAAATATTGTAAgttttactccattacatttgTCTTAGTACTTACCTTTTTTAAGATTACAATTCTAATACCCTTCTggtccagtgaaaaccaaacCACTTAAGTAtggttttaaatgcaggaccttttacttttgtaaaggatctgaatacatCTTCTCCTACTGACAGCTGGGTAATGGATACTATAGCTATTTATCATATTTATGACTTTATCATATGTTTTGCCTGCAAATTTTTATTCTGCAAAGAACTCATTGACTAAACACAGCGATTAGATAAGTGTAGTTGAATAGACAGTACAGATGTATGAAGTAACACAGTAAGTATTGCTTTGATGTACTTGTGCTTTACTTAAATGAGAATTCAAATGATAATCAGAATACATTTAGGGGACTCACAAGAAGCAGACTTTTAAAAATCCTTACTTTTTATCCCTTGTATGGGTTAGGCTCCAAAATATCTGAATgctacacttcccataatgcaactcaatagtTAGACACTGCACATGTCTCGCACACCCACATTTTTAACAAGAGCCACTGAAGACAACTGTTTTCACTGGTTAAATTTAAATGTTCACATGTAAAACCAGTGGAGTGCCCATTTTGTGCAGTTATTGAGCAATACATGCCATGTGTTACTGTCCTCATCTgctagtttctctctttcagccCTTCACTACCCCAAAATCCATTTAACATATACAACTGACCTGATTAAAGCAGCCTGTATATGTTTTACCCTCAATGTTTTGTTATCATGCAGTGGATGATGCGTCGCTCCTTGTTTTTGAACTGCAGATGGTGCTGAAATCCTGAGTTGCACGGTGAAGGCTCTGAAGGAGGGTCATGTGGTTGCTGTCCCCACAGACACCATCTACGGCCTGGCCTGTCTGGCCCAGAACTCTGAAGCCGTCAGAAAAACGTACAACATCAAAGGACGCAATGGACAGAAACCGCTGGCCATCTGTGTAGGAGAAACTCAGGATATTTATAAGTAAGTGTACATACGAGGCTGTTTTACTAGTGAACATGAGAAGCTGATATCTCTGACATCTCTCAGTAGTGCGATGATTTCTCTGTGGACCTACAATACTGCGCAAATATATTAGTCGTGCACAGAAGAGTCACATGCAGAAGAGGCAGGGATACCATCTCCACACCAacaagacacattttacattttgagcGACGGGCACACCTGCTGTCACAGAAATACCCCAGAATTCATTAATTCATTGGTtaggaaaatatgtttttaaatgaaggcatTTCTAAGTAAATCACAAATTAATGCAGTGGAGATGAGGCAGGCTACCAAATGACAATATCCTGGATTAAATATAGAACTTCACAAGATTACAATGTCAACACTATCTAAACTGTGTTTTTCATATAATGACTTAATGTACCACTGCCCAACATAAACACGGCTTGTTTTTGTCCCTATGGACAGGTACTGTAAGGTGACGGTGACGAAAGCGCTGTTAGGTGACCTACTGCCTGGTCCCGTCACTCTGGTGTTTGAAAGATCTGAAGTACTGAATACAGATCTCAACCCCTTTACTTCGGTAAGTCCGTACAGAAAATAACGTATCAAACAAATGGGTCAATCATCTGTTTACAAGTCCGTGTGCTCCTCAGCTTGTAGGTGTTCGTATCCCAGACCATGCCTTTATGAGACGCCTTTGCCAGATGTGTGCGGAACCACTCGCACTCACCAGCGCCAACATCAGCTCACACACCAGCACCGTGGCCGTACATGTAAGTGAAACAGTGTGGGAAAAGTACAATCAGGAGTCTCACATTCattagatttttaaaatttctttcagtttttttcccGGCATCTTAATTCAGGTTGGAGTAAACAAAATTGCTATTTAAACGTTaactctgctgtgtttttcctttgaagGAGTTTGAGGAGCTCTGGCCCAAGCTGGCAGTGGTGGTGGATGGCGGACCAATAGGAGACCAGAGCCGCCTCGGATCAACCGTGGTTGACCTATCAGTACTCGGCAAATACCGGATCATCAGACCCGGCTGGTGAGTTCATGTTGTTACTGGCACCCAAATGAGCTTTCACTTTCTGCAGTTACATGTGCCAATTTCTTCTGCCCAAAAGGAAATCATACCAACTAATAATATCCACAAATTTATTTACGGTCAGCCAGTATATAAATATTGATCAGCAATCTGTAAACAGTGTATGAGGCTGATGCTACAGTTTCGTAATCTTCCCTCTGCCAAATAATACATGCTGATTCTAAGCAGGGTTTTAGTATCTAGTGTGTTCACAGtggaaaagtaataaaataaattatactcAAAGCATACTGAATACGACCAGTTTGTGATAGTGCTGTTGATATTCTCCCACAGTGCAATGCCCAGAGGAAATGGAGAATGcttacagataaaaaaaaaagtgtggatGGTGCTGAAATGGCTTCCGAAAAATCTCGGAacacaaaaaaagcattaaatagTGGGGGTAAATAATTTGATGTCTCTTTGTGAAGTTTAATTGGTCACAATGTCACAATTTGATTGACAACTGCCATCTCACATATTGTATTTTCTCCTATTAGTATGAAGTTGTATGTAAAAATATCAAAGTATgttgatatttttaaataactCTGACCcagatggcaaaaaaaaaaagcaagaaaaaaattCTTAAATTTGGCAGTTGTACAGGCTTAAAATGAAGTGACTGAGACTGAAGTGTAATGTGACCGTACCTGCAGGTCTTCTGTTCACTACACAACTCAGGATGAAGGGAATATATGCACCAAAGCAAGCACAGGTTAATTTCTTTGAAAGATCCACCTGTGTCAACAGCACCTGCCAGTGTTTTTGATTTACTTCTGCTCTTTCCACTCAAACAGCAGTGTCATCACACTGTACTCCACCACTGGGAGGATGAGCCTCCCACAGCACCTGCTATGATTAGGAATCTACTGAAACCTAGTAAACAAAATGTAGTGAAGCATGTGCAGACAGAATACAATAGAGTAAATACTCTGACCAAAGAAAGTAATCAAGGGgtatttttcataaatgtttgGGCTAAAACATGGTTACAGTTCACTTCAGtgccacccccaccccccaacctCCCATGTTCACTCTAATGGAGACTCGTACATTAAACGATAAATGACTGTAATTCTGTTTTCAGTGCCCTTTCCTCTACAGTTGATGTGCTGGAGCACAAGTATGGGCTGTCTGAGGATTTGGGGGAAGCATGACCTCTCCAAACACTACAACACATGCTGAGACGCACAACCAGCATTCACTTGGGACTTCCTCAGAAAAGATGAATCCTTTTGGAAGAAACGGTCTTTCCCCCGGCAAGACTAGAACTCAGGAACAACTCAAGCGTTAGCTGATATTGTTCTGGTGGCGGCTTTATGGGCTTGAGTAACTCGACCATGAtttctatttttaatattaattctgacttaatatttttatagtGGTTACTTTAATGTTAGAGGTATAGTAGGCACCTATTATATGCCCTTAATAATTATTTGTGATAACATAGGGGATGGGAGGAGACTATACATCAAATGTtgagtttttttattaaattaagaatcccctgtatttattttatcccCATGTAAGTTTaagtgtaagtaagtaagtttaaGTGTGCTTGCACTACAATTGTTCACCTGCTACAGTTAGTTACTCATTACTACATTACATTTGGGTCGGGTTGGTTAGCACGTGGA from Micropterus dolomieu isolate WLL.071019.BEF.003 ecotype Adirondacks linkage group LG03, ASM2129224v1, whole genome shotgun sequence harbors:
- the mtf1 gene encoding metal regulatory transcription factor 1 isoform X3, with amino-acid sequence MSENGPHTEATMYFEVQVDHLGRDDEEEEDKIHFDKDNDLIPEPSSSSGRVYDRTTVLIERDPIRLDEEGEEEGHCGGDEDGVTFLTEGEGDGDEEEGSLAFMTDPDGMSQGYVHHTISPDQIQFTINPGSTPMPRNIEGATLTLHSECPETKQREVKRYQCMFEGCTRTYSTAGNLRTHQKTHRGEYTFVCNQQGCGKAFLTSYSLKIHVRVHTKEKPFECDVQGCEKAFNTLYRLKAHQRLHTGKTFNCESEGCTKYFTTLSDLRKHIRTHTGEKPFRCDHDGCGKAFAASHHLKTHVRTHTGEKPFNCPSDGCEKTFSSQYSLKSHIRGHDKGQPFSVTLTHPLSEDANHSLCLSDLSLISTDSELRENMHNAQNLDLSNVTPVKIFELMFQSPENSVSQDDAHPNESLAEPFSLETSAHPVVTDGSSLISFSLNPTSSSSCCHTTAVMEAPSQLSQTSPSLASTPASATTTISSTQPTPFTQLAGPQQISDVPAQASVQAPSNVTPQHYVALPPTFLQPDSATQTTPLPPPITAPPPVAPEQTTTAPGPAAVSVVAASTTDALAAVAQPVPLANNPVPNSGTGLPATPATITIAPTQNLLQPSLVMSDQNLQWILSSAANSQQNPEQAPHQGAPKVEKVFFTTAIPVGGNAGSSVQQIGLSLPVIIIKQEESCQCQCACRDSAKDKSSKSASSIVSAPAPPQPSEPPPPPPLQPPEPLHHPATSSSSCCLPESSSK
- the mtf1 gene encoding metal regulatory transcription factor 1 isoform X2 — its product is MSENGPHTEATMYFEVQVDHLGRDDEEEEDKIHFDKDNDLIPEPSSSSGRVYDRTTVLIERDPIRLDEEGEEEGHCGGDEDGVTFLTEGEGDGDEEEGSLAFMTDPDGMSQGYVHHTISPDQIQFTINPGSTPMPRNIEGATLTLHSECPETKQREVKRYQCMFEGCTRTYSTAGNLRTHQKTHRGEYTFVCNQQGCGKAFLTSYSLKIHVRVHTKEKPFECDVQGCEKAFNTLYRLKAHQRLHTGKTFNCESEGCTKYFTTLSDLRKHIRTHTGEKPFRCDHDGCGKAFAASHHLKTHVRTHTGEKPFNCPSDGCEKTFSSQYSLKSHIRGHDKGQPFSVTLTHPLSEDANHSLCLSDLSLISTDSELRENMHNAQNLDLSNVTPVKIFELMFQSPENSVSQDDAHPNESLAEPFSLETSAHPVVTDGSSLISFSLNPTSSSSCCHTTAVMEAPSQLSQTSPSLASTPASATTTISSTQPTPFTQLAGPQQISDVPAQASVQAPSNVTPQHYVALPPTFLQPDSATQTTPLPPPITAPPPVAPEQTTTAPGPAAVSVVAASTTDALAAVAQPVPLANNPVPNSGTGLPATPATITIAPTQNLLQPSLVMSDQNLQWILSSAANSQQNPEQAPHQGAPKVEKVFFTTAIPVGGNAGSSVQQIGLSLPVIIIKQEESCQCQCACRDSAKDKSSKSASSIVSAPAPPQPSEPPPPPPLQPPEPLHHPATSSSSCCLPESSSKSPETAANIEALLLVAEDFNMATDGNT
- the mtf1 gene encoding metal regulatory transcription factor 1 isoform X1 yields the protein MSENGPHTEATMYFEVQVDHLGRDDEEEEDKIHFDKDNDLIPEPSSSSGRVYDRTTVLIERDPIRLDEEGEEEGHCGGDEDGVTFLTEGEGDGDEEEGSLAFMTDPDGMSQGYVHHTISPDQIQFTINPGSTPMPRNIEGATLTLHSECPETKQREVKRYQCMFEGCTRTYSTAGNLRTHQKTHRGEYTFVCNQQGCGKAFLTSYSLKIHVRVHTKEKPFECDVQGCEKAFNTLYRLKAHQRLHTGKTFNCESEGCTKYFTTLSDLRKHIRTHTGEKPFRCDHDGCGKAFAASHHLKTHVRTHTGEKPFNCPSDGCEKTFSSQYSLKSHIRGHDKGQPFSVTLTHPLSEDANHSLCLSDLSLISTDSELRENMHNAQNLDLSNVTPVKIFELMFQSPENSVSQDDAHPNESLAEPFSLETSAHPVVTDGSSLISFSLNPTSSSSCCHTTAVMEAPSQLSQTSPSLASTPASATTTISSTQPTPFTQLAGPQQISDVPAQASVQAPSNVTPQHYVALPPTFLQPDSATQTTPLPPPITAPPPVAPEQTTTAPGPAAVSVVAASTTDALAAVAQPVPLANNPVPNSGTGLPATPATITIAPTQNLLQPSLVMSDQNLQWILSSAANSQQNPEQAPHQGAPKVEKVFFTTAIPVGGNAGSSVQQIGLSLPVIIIKQEESCQCQCACRDSAKDKSSKSASSIVSAPAPPQPSEPPPPPPLQPPEPLHHPATSSSSCCLPESSSKVGGEVRLEAPTSSSSGSPQTFSTIVSSTATSPPSSDGLANMDVSDFLSLQSPETAANIEALLLVAEDFNMATDGNT